One Salarias fasciatus chromosome 22, fSalaFa1.1, whole genome shotgun sequence DNA segment encodes these proteins:
- the ptpn2b gene encoding tyrosine-protein phosphatase non-receptor type 2: MDQEFEDIDSEGRWQKLYSEIRNQSYECPYKVAKYPENRNRNRYRDVSPFDHSRVKLENTENDYINASLVVMEEAQRSYILTQGPLRNTCGHFWLMIWEQKTKAVIMLNRVIEKGSEKCAQYWPTAEEREMAFRDTRFIVTLLSEDTKSYYTTRVLELQNINTGEKRELHHFHYTTWPDFGVPESPASFLNFLFKVRESGALGVDHGPAVVHCSAGIGRSGTFSLVDTCLVLIDKKKDASLVDIKSILLNMRKYRMGLIQTPDQLRFSYMAVIEGAKYIMGDSSVQNRWRELSREDQEPLSESPPSAQPQARCPAERYNGSQRAAQQQQQQQQQQQEEAAGDYRQDCKIPAQSPRKEQEQDGNTTHKRHREDSISKTAQSKSRTNDSEKKRKRAKTSDC; this comes from the exons ATGGACCAGGAGTTTGAGGACATAGATTCAGAGGGCCGGTGGCAGAAACTCTACTCG GAAATTAGGAATCAGTCCTATGAGTGCCCCTACAAAGTGGCCAAGTATCCCGAGAATCGCAACCGAAACAGATACAGAGATGTCAGTCCCT TCGATCACAGCCGGGTGAAGCTGGAGAACACAGAAAATGACTACATCAATGCAAGCCTGGTCGTGATGGAGGAAGCCCAGAGGAGTTACATCCTAACTCAG GGACCCCTCAGGAACACCTGTGGTCACTTTTGGCTCATGATCTGGGAACAGAAAACCAAAGCAGTGATCATGCTCAACCGAGTGATAGAGAAAGGCTCA GAAAAGTGTGCCCAGTACTGGCCCACGGCcgaggagagggagatggcTTTCAGAGACACTCGTTTCATAGTCACGCTGTTGTCAGAAGACACCAAGTCGTACTACACCACCAGagtgctggagctgcagaataTCAAC ACAGGAGAAAAGCGAGAGCTCCACCACTTCCATTACACCACGTGGCCTGACTTTGGCGTCCCAGAATCCCCGGCATCCTTCCTAAATTTCCTCTTCAAGGTGCGGGAGTCGGGAGCGCTGGGAGTGGACCACGGCCCGGCGGTGGTGCACTGCAGCGCCGGAATCGGGCGCTCAGGAACATTTTCATTAGTCGACACGTGTCTGGTCCTG attgatAAAAAGAAAGACGCCTCGTTAGTGGACATCAAAAGCATCCTGTTGAACATGAGGAAGTACCGCATGGGCCTGATCCAGACTCCCGATCAGCTGCGCTTTTCCTACATGGCTGTAATCGAAGGAGCAAAATACATCATGGGAGACTCGTCAGTGCAG AACCGGTGGCGGGAGCTGTCCAGGGAGGATCAGGAGCCGTTATCGGAGTCTCCCCCTTCAGCTCAGCCCCAGGCCCGGTGTCCCGCAGAGCGCTACAACGGCAGCCAGCGcgcagctcagcagcagcagcagcagcagcagcagcagcaggaagaggcgGCAGGCGACTACAGACAGGACTGCAAGATCCCTGCTCAGTCTCCACGCaaggaacaggagcaggacgGCAACACAACTCA CAAGCGACACAGAGAAGACAGTATCTCCAAGACAGCCCAAAGCAAATCCAGGACTAATGActcagagaagaaaagaaagag GGCCAAGACCAGCGACTGCTAA
- the psmg2 gene encoding proteasome assembly chaperone 2 — protein sequence MFISSQTSEPCFRDFTLLLPAVAVGNVGQLAVDLIVSTLNMSRVGHIHTDCLIPMSGNNPYATCKDDAEELHTPAEVYTAAELKLAVLQIRAPIIQTKSKKFRQLLVSWIKSSGFSRTVVLSSSHAYQRDDQQLQGNPLRYLVTPSLLKVSADALKELGWKEMERVPAFPGLPDANAEPRLLIPGGGISKGLYTDSCAEDLPLAVLLLFCSEGDNIPDAFALVNHLNDWLHLLDTHGQQATKWKIPASWNLLFGSGIPPALF from the exons ATGTTTATCTCTTCACAAACCTCTGAACCGTGCTTCCGAGACTTCACCCTGCTCCTG CCAGCGGTGGCAGTGGGTAACGTGGGTCAGCTGGCTGTGGACCTCATAGTGTCCACCCTCAACATGAGCAGAGTGGGACACATACACACTGACTGCCTCATCCCCATGTCTGGAAACAACCCGTACGCCACCTGTAAAGATGATGCTGAGGAGCTGCACACTCCTGCAGAAG TTTACACAGCAGCAGAACTGAAGCTGGCCGTTCTTCAGATCAGAGCACCAATTATTCAG ACGAAGTCCAAAAAGTTTCGCCAGCTGCTCGTGTCGTGGATCAAATCCAGCGGCTTCTCCAGGACCGTTGTTCTTTCCAGCAGCCACGCCTACCAGCGGGACGACCAGCAGCTCCAAGG CAATCCTCTGAGGTACCTGGTGACGCCGTCCCTGCTGAAGGTGAGCGCAGACGCTCTGAAGGAGCTGGGCTGGAAGGAGATGGAGCGAGTGCCCGCCTTCCCCGGGCTGCCCGACGCCAACGCGGAACCACGGCTCCTCATCCCCGGAGGAGGCATCTCTAAAGGACTTTACACAGACAG cTGTGCTGAGGATCTTCCGCTGGCTgtgctgctcctcttctgctCAGAAGGCGACAACATCCCCGACGCCTTCGCCCTGGTCAACCACCTCAACGACTggctccatctgctggacacTCAT GGCCAACAAGCTACCAAATGGAAGATCCCAGCCTCGTGGAATCTGCTGTTTGGAAGTGGCATCCCTCCTGCATTGTTCTga